DNA sequence from the Pelecanus crispus isolate bPelCri1 chromosome 4, bPelCri1.pri, whole genome shotgun sequence genome:
TGCTGTGAGTATTTCACATGTTCACAGGGTTTAATGAGTTGGTCAGACACCAGATGAATAATGTTTATTTCCCTTAGACGCTATGACTGTCTAAGGCAGTCCATTTATTAAGTGACAAGAAGCACcagttttctgagaaaagaaaaagggcatCTTTTCCTAGCAGCACCCTTGTCACTGCTTATACAATTTCCAACTTCAGATGAAAGGCACCACATGAGATTCAGGCACTGCACCTCTAATGATAGTTCAGAGACGCTGTTCTCTGCTCTGGGAACCAAAGCTTTCAACGACTGGGACTACACTGAAGCACCTGTTAAACTGAGGACTGGTACATGATACTCAACTCTACCAACTGTTTTGTGAATGAAATCAGGGGCCAGCAGCCCAAGGGCTGAAAGAACCTTCTGTAAAGTGCTTTCAGAGTGCTTCTTTGGCACGAGTTTGTTTCTGCCTGCGTGAGATTACTTatgaaaattattcttcccTGTCACAATGCTCATACTTCACAGAGTATGAAAAGAACGTTTGCAGAGCATGGGGAGATGGAATTTCAAAGGTTCAAAGGGCAGCTAGCTGCACAGCCTGTCCTGAAAGCCTATGGGAAACCAAattcttattttcacttttgaaCAAAGAACAGAATGCAAAGCTGGCTGCAGGCTCCGCAGCCAATTCAGCAGAGTCAACTGCCAATGTATTGGTTTTAAGCCTATCCCACCTGCACTTACTGCAGATAAAACAGTACAATCCTGCTTGCTCTTTTGAGGACCGTAAATGGCTCAGAACCCTACCTGTGAAGCCGGGCTTAAaaccaggaggaggaggtgccTGCTGACTCTGCCAGGAAGGCCTAGTGAATCCATCACTGTCACCAAAACTCTGCTGAGGCTGCTGGTTACCGAGGAAGAGCTTGTATACTCCAAAAGCAAGAACGAGAAGAACAATTATAACAATCGCTCCAGCACCAGAATCAGAAGGATCCTTCCTTAACTGATAATAGCCTGAGCCAAAGCTTCCAGAGTTCTTCACTTTCCTTTCACCTTCCTCAGTCAGCTCTAGCCTGAACAGCAAACTACAGGAGCCTCTTAAGATGTAAGGATCATCCGGATAATCGTAGCCTTCACAGCTCACTTCAATCTGTCCAAAACGGTAGGTATTTTCCAAATCTGCTTTGCACtgccactgaaaaaataaacacaatacAAAGTAAAACCACCTGCTCCAGAGATGAAAATACCCGCCTGCTTCCCCAAATATGCTCCGAAACAAAGCTGTGATTGCTAACAAATCATCTAAAAGGCCACAGGGTAAAAAATTTCTGAGCACCCTTATTTTGAAAAGGACTAAGAATTTGAAATTAACTAAGAATGttttttgaaatactgaaagttAGAAACCCCCTGATCTTTCAGAATACGAAAGTGTTACAACTCtgtaagattttgtttttcttcactgaacaGGTTTCTCAAATATCCCTTCTTTAGATATAGGAATACTTCTAAAAATAACCTGTACCCTGTGCAACAGTTACTTAATAAATGCCTGTCCCCTGTAAACTGGATGGCAGCTACAATAATATAATATGGAAGCCTGAAATCCAGTGCACCTGATCCCATTATATCCacacagaaatcaaaagaaattgGGACAGACATTATTAGGCATTCATATGGAACACTTAACAAACAGATCATGATTCTGCTGTTGAACATATGCAGATTCCTCAGTCTCGCATTTCCTTGAATTATCTGAACTTAGGTATTACCTCTAACTGCAAGTGACacatattttggggaaaaataaactaGTTTCTAAATTAATAATTCAGGACAGCAGCACCAACTGCCAATTCAAATtttacaaattttacttttacaaTACTGTATGAGTTTTAACAATTATCTTCAGCCTTGATTCCTGGTTAATCTCTTGGCAGGAGCCTAGGTAATAgctaacaaaacagaaatacatgatCATTTACTGAGTAGTACTGATGCACTAACATGCAAGAAGTAGTCATGTAAATATGAAATTTAGTTTGTAAAAGGCAGACCTGAAGTGATGCAAATTTATAGCCCTTTCTACTCTAAAGATTGGAAATCCACGCAGCAATACCAAAGCAAGAGCATGCTCAACGATTCACAAGAGTTTGATTTTATAAACTCAAGCAACATTTTAATCAAAAGCAATGAAGGTTTACTATGCAGTGTTTTTCCATTACAGCCTTCAGGAATATTTCAAAGGTATACAGTAGTTCTAGAAAACCCAAACAGTATCTAGGTTAAGCTTTAGTTATCAAAGGTCCTCtaacaaaaagcaaactgaaCTGACAGCCTAGCCTGTTACTCTCTTCTCCGGAAGTTACCAAGTCTGGGGGAAGAGGATTTCATTAAATGTTTAACAAGTTTTAAATAGTTACCTGTACATCGTAGCCATCCCAACCTTTGTTGTAACACTGAACAACCTCAGGGACACGGGAACATCCAGCAGTGCCTCCCGTGCACTGTAACTGAGGGACTGCAGCTGTCCGCCGGGCTGTCGTGTACTGACCTCTGCGGAGAGTCAGCGCCTGCACCTCCCTCAGCAGAACCCGCCCTGAAACGGGGAGCACAAAGGTCAACATTTGCCGAGGTGCGTTTCCCCTTAGCCACAAGGGCCTCCTTTCAGGAAAAGGCTGACAATACAGAGGACGCAATGGCGTGCTTTATCAAGAGGCGAGGCTCTAAGAAGCGTCAGACGCGCAGAGGGGCACAGGGCAGAGCTCCCCGCTCGCCCCGGAAGGGGCTCTGGGTTGCTGCTCTCAGAGCGTACAGCCACGGCTGGCCGCACAGCGGAGTCATTACTGCAGCACGAGCCGATTTAAGAGGAGACCAAACCCAAAAGCCTTCCTGCCGCAGGCCCCGGCACGACCCCTCCCCCATACCGGGCCGCCGCTAGCCCaccggcgcggcgcggcgcagcgctcgggggggagggagaagaagcCGCCTCCCCAGTAACGGGAAAGgcgggagaggaggaaggggaggaggaaggggtggcGGAGGGGCTCGCGGAGACGTCCGCGCCTCACCCGGCTGGTCCCAGCCCCAGGCGGGGCCCGCGGCAGCGgcgaggaggagcaggaggagcgcgggcgccgcggcggccgccatGACAGCCCTGAGCTGAGTCAACCCTCTCCGCCGGGCACGGCGCCTCCCATTGGCTGGCCCTACCGGAAGGGTCGGAGCCCAAAGAGGAGCGTGCGCACCGCCCCGAAGCCCCGCCCCAGGAGCCATCAGGGCCAATGagcggcgagggagcagcgcGCAGCGGGCGGGCGCCTTGCTTCCGGTGCCGGCGCGGCAGCTTCCCGCGCTACAGGAACGGGGCGGGGCTGGCGCCCGCTGGTCCTTTACGCGCGCCTGACAAGCACGGGTGGGCGGGGCGCGCTCGGCGTCTGCGCGCTCTTTTCCCGGAAGCGGCTCCGGGCCGCGCCACTTCCGCTTCGCGGCGCGCGCCCCTCCGCCTGTGCGGCTCGCGGGACGGGCGGCGCCATGGCCGGCATCAAAGGTGCGCGGGGGCGGAGCGGTTGCCTTGGTaacggcggcggggagcgcccccccctccccccccaattccccccGGTGGGGTGGCGCAGCGCCGGGCGCCCCGCTGCCTGGggaggccccgcggcggccggggagggggagggcagggcagggcagctccgGCCGGTGGGGCCGCACCCCCGCGGGAGGCCCGCCGGGCCgtgcgggcggggagcggcggtgACGGGGCCGTGCGGCCCTCCCCGGGCGGGAGCTGAGGGGCTCCCCGAGGGGCTGCCCGCCCctgccgctccccggggccgggcggcgggagcgctgCCGCGGCGCGGGGAGGGCAGCGCGCCGGGCCCCAGCCCGGGCTCTGGCCGCGGCGGAGCCTCGGTCGCCTTTGTTGGAAGGCCGCGGTCGGTGTGccgtgcggggcggcgggcccgcGCTTTATCCGATTTGTGTTCTCCTCGTAGCCTTGATTAGCCTGTCCTTTGGGGGAGCAGTCGGACTGATGTTCTTGATGCTCGGATGTGCCCTTCCCCAATACAAGTAACGTGCACTCTCTTTCTATTCGTCATTTCTTTTTGCGTGTCGGTAGCTCCGGAATAGTTTGCCTTCTGTAATTATGGACTGATGTGTGGAGGAGgggtttttgggtgggtttttttggcttcaAAAGATTGGGGCGGGAAAAAAGACCATCCAGGACTTAGTTCACCATGAAAGTGAAGGCAACAAAAGTTAAATtagccagcctggctgcagaCTGTTCAAGCATGCACTGTCCTAACATGTCTCCAGTATTGTTCCTCTGCGGCTGATAAGCACATAGCATCTCCTGAAGCAGACAGCAAGTATGTATTATCAGGGAAGGGTTTGCAGTTTCTCTGGCTACTCAGCGGTAGCTGGGCTGTTGGTGAGTTACCGGGTGGCCCCTTGGCTGTGTACCACACCTGGTAATGCAGCGCCTGGAATAATTGTGGCTGCTGTCTCTACTTTCCTATTGTCTATTGATTCCGATCTCTTAGTTTCCAGGAGATAAGAAGTAGTAGACCAGACATTCAGAAGTTAGGCCTATAGCTTTGACCCTTTGCAAGTGAATGCTGACTTTacagaaaatcttttaaatcCACTTACTCAATGTTAAACAAATGTCAAACATCCTGTTGATGGCCTGTTAGTGGTTGTGAATTGCAGTTCTCTACGTATATGACTAGCTTTCTTATGCCAGCTTTCTTTTGTTACAAAACCGGGGCTGGCGACACAAAGTGTTAGGAGGGAGATGGTTATGCAGTCACCCTTCAAACTGCAATAAAGTTTCAGTGAAAGAATGCAGCTGCATTGGTGTGTCTGAGAAATCTAGTCTGGCGAGCTGcaagcaatgaaagaaaatgttgccAAATATGATGGCGTAATTTTTGTAGGTTTTTGTTGGTTgcattcagatttaaaaaaaaaagtctcagcaCCTCATGGCCGCTGAGTAT
Encoded proteins:
- the SARAF gene encoding store-operated calcium entry-associated regulatory factor isoform X1, whose translation is MAAAAAPALLLLLLAAAAGPAWGWDQPGRVLLREVQALTLRRGQYTTARRTAAVPQLQCTGGTAGCSRVPEVVQCYNKGWDGYDVQWQCKADLENTYRFGQIEVSCEGYDYPDDPYILRGSCSLLFRLELTEEGERKVKNSGSFGSGYYQLRKDPSDSGAGAIVIIVLLVLAFGVYKLFLGNQQPQQSFGDSDGFTRPSWQSQQAPPPPGFKPGFTEGNSFGTHSSHGTNSGPGFWTGLGAGGLLGYLAGSHRAQPRSPYYSTWTDPTAAPPMNGQSSNSTQGNSSGTRTASGFGGTKRR
- the SARAF gene encoding store-operated calcium entry-associated regulatory factor isoform X2, with protein sequence MLTFVLPVSGRVLLREVQALTLRRGQYTTARRTAAVPQLQCTGGTAGCSRVPEVVQCYNKGWDGYDVQWQCKADLENTYRFGQIEVSCEGYDYPDDPYILRGSCSLLFRLELTEEGERKVKNSGSFGSGYYQLRKDPSDSGAGAIVIIVLLVLAFGVYKLFLGNQQPQQSFGDSDGFTRPSWQSQQAPPPPGFKPGFTGNSFGTHSSHGTNSGPGFWTGLGAGGLLGYLAGSHRAQPRSPYYSTWTDPTAAPPMNGQSSNSTQGNSSGTRTASGFGGTKRR